TGTTCCGCATTTATATAATATAAGATTCCACTTTGATCATCTACGAGTCCCATTACCAAGGAAACCAGCATCGATCCGTCAAAACTTTCGAAAACTTTATGAAGTTCCGTAAATGCGCTCTTTAGCCAATATTCCGGAGATTGTAGGCGAATCGAACCGATCAAACGCGTGCGTTCGATAATGGATTCGAATACGGCTCCCAAAACCAAGGCACCTCCGGCGCCTTGCATGGATTTTCCCATGGCGTCAGCGTTTAGAAAAACGGTGAAGGACCTGTTTTTGAGTTCGATATGATTGGCGATATTCATATCCCCTCCGATCTCTTCTTCGTAGTTTCGGAAGGAGAATTTCTTTTTTTGCTCTAGAAAAAAATCCACTTTCACTTTTTCTTGTGTAGCTTTGTTTTCACCGAGAGGCCGGATGAGAAGAGAAGTCAGGAAATAATCCCCGTCCTGTTGCTGTTTTAGTTCCTTGATTTCATCTAATGTGTGCTCCAACTCTCTCGTTCTTTCTTTTACCTTTCCTTCCAGCTCCGCCGCATATTGCTCCAGCCTCGCTCTTGCTGCCTTAATCGAAAGAGTCATTCGATTGAAGGAACGCGCTATGAAGCCGATTTCGTCTTCCACATGAGGAACCAGTCGGTAATCTAAGTTTCCGGAATTAACTTCTCTCAATCCTATCACGATATTATCTAGGGGAGTTAATAATGCTCCTTTAAAGAAAAGTCTAAATCCGGCGGCAGTCACGAACACGATCGATACTAGGGAAATGACTAATATCAAAGCCGGTTGATGAAGGTACCGTCTCAAGGATTTGTAATCGAATCCTGCCTCGTAAATTATTCCGCTCCTCGGATGGGTGTATATGTATGAAACGTAATATTTCGGTTTTTCGTCCCCCGGGCGAAATGTCCGGATACCTCTATAGATTCGTTCTCCTTCCTCACGAATCGGAATCAATGTAGATAGGAATACATCGTTCATTTCCTCGTTATTTTTTCCGCTTTCGACTTCTGAGAGGAATATTTTCGAAAATGAATCAAGAGTCGCAGATACGCCGGGCTCTTTCGAAACGAAAAGTTTGGATACTAAGGCTTTATCGTTCTTTTGAGGCGAATTATAAAATTTACTTCGAATAACCCTTAACTTACTTTCCAAAAGAATGAAAAATGCATGGACTGCTTCATCCGAAACGAATTCCGATCCTTTCGATAATAAAAATTCCTTTAAGCCGGCACTGTATACCGAGAGATGCTTCGGATCCTGCTCTATAATTTCAGACGAACGTTCCCAACGTTGATCTCCTTTTAGATTTCCCAAGCGGATTAGCTTGTTTTTATAATAGAGTAATCGCAACTCGTCCTTATCGTTGGTTCCCGTTCGTTTATCCTTGCTTCCGAACAGGGTCTCAATTCTTGACGTATCCGGATCGAAAGACACTAGATAAGAAAGATCGTCCGGTCTTTCTCCATTTAGAACGACTAACCGAGTGGTTTTTGTTTGAATCGCATCAAAGGAGGATTCGTAGCCGTTTAGGATCGCGTAGCCGACTAGCTGAAATACGAGTAGAAAAGTCGCCATCGCAACACCGACGATTCGACTAAGTATGGTCGTTCGCTCTTTGGTGATATTGATATATAAGACGATCATAATAAAGTAGCCGGCAACTAGAGTTAGATCCGCGCATTGCTGATACGCCGCTCGAGAAACCGTTCCATCTCTGCTTAATGCGTTCATAATTCCCGAGAAGATGCTCAGAAAACAGTAAGACAATAAAATATAAATTACCGCCCGTCGTTGTTTCCCTTTTTCGACTATGGCTCTCCAAATTCCCGCCGCGATTAGGCATATTATATAGATTAAAACTATGAGCGAAAATATCTTATAAAACATAGGCGTTTGAAAGTCCCAGTGATGACTTCCGAATACGAATGTTCTTGTCGCTTTTAATGAAACCGTGACATAGAATCCTGTAACTATCAAGATTCCCAAGTATTGGATTCCAAAAAGAATTAACCCGATTTTCTCCTTTTTCGGTTCCGGGAAATAAAAGAAAAAAAGAAATAAATGAATTAGGCTGATTAAAGGAATCGGAATCATGAACCATCTGTGGAAGATCGTCCATTCATCGTAGGAAGAGAAACCGACCGCGTAAGCCGAATGGTAGAATATAGTGATTAAAGTAGCGATGCCTATGTTGAGGGCCGCTTTGCTTCTATCTTTGATTCCCAGGAAAAATACGGCAGCATACGCCGAGAATAACGCCGCTAATAGGGAGCCGAACGAATAAAAATTGAAATAAATCGGATCCATATGAGAACGGGACTCTGTAGCATTGC
The Leptospira inadai serovar Lyme str. 10 genome window above contains:
- a CDS encoding SpoIIE family protein phosphatase, with product MDPIYFNFYSFGSLLAALFSAYAAVFFLGIKDRSKAALNIGIATLITIFYHSAYAVGFSSYDEWTIFHRWFMIPIPLISLIHLFLFFFYFPEPKKEKIGLILFGIQYLGILIVTGFYVTVSLKATRTFVFGSHHWDFQTPMFYKIFSLIVLIYIICLIAAGIWRAIVEKGKQRRAVIYILLSYCFLSIFSGIMNALSRDGTVSRAAYQQCADLTLVAGYFIMIVLYINITKERTTILSRIVGVAMATFLLVFQLVGYAILNGYESSFDAIQTKTTRLVVLNGERPDDLSYLVSFDPDTSRIETLFGSKDKRTGTNDKDELRLLYYKNKLIRLGNLKGDQRWERSSEIIEQDPKHLSVYSAGLKEFLLSKGSEFVSDEAVHAFFILLESKLRVIRSKFYNSPQKNDKALVSKLFVSKEPGVSATLDSFSKIFLSEVESGKNNEEMNDVFLSTLIPIREEGERIYRGIRTFRPGDEKPKYYVSYIYTHPRSGIIYEAGFDYKSLRRYLHQPALILVISLVSIVFVTAAGFRLFFKGALLTPLDNIVIGLREVNSGNLDYRLVPHVEDEIGFIARSFNRMTLSIKAARARLEQYAAELEGKVKERTRELEHTLDEIKELKQQQDGDYFLTSLLIRPLGENKATQEKVKVDFFLEQKKKFSFRNYEEEIGGDMNIANHIELKNRSFTVFLNADAMGKSMQGAGGALVLGAVFESIIERTRLIGSIRLQSPEYWLKSAFTELHKVFESFDGSMLVSLVMGLVDDQSGILYYINAEHPWTVLYRDGIASFIENELLFRKLGTTGLEGRVFIKTFQLEPGDVIIAGSDGRDDILLSTDETGGRILNDDEQLFLKLVEEGGGDLKRIYERILSRGPLTDDLSMIRLSFSETNERINEEETKEKEKIKKLLAKVRKMTKSDEMEEAISFLEEADTLNNRVPEVKKNFIQLYLKVKNYRQVARYAEDYLDLKPIDNDILYVASFAARKAGLLRKALNFGERLRLREPSHLKNLINLAQIYIAFKKFDEAASTIRFALELSPENSTIQKIKDLLNRLVEKQESENL